CTTGTAGAATCAAACTTTGAATATTACTTTGGCtagcaaaaaaatttaaaaacctataaaataaagaaaacacaaaactaaaataaaactaagagcGTCTATGGGCTCCGTCTAAGTATGTTCTAGTTTTAACCTAATAATGTCTATTTATAAggcaaaaataatataatggaaaaaatacaaaagtgcCCATAAATAcataaagtaaattttttttaggtttttcgatAATTTTTGCGTCAAACTTCCATACCATTTTTGGGTGTCTTGCTAAAGTTTTTGGGCTTGAGTTATGAAATAACTTTAGCTGGATCTTTCAATTcctttcaaatacatatactaTGGGCCCAAAACGGAAGTCTATAACTCAAGTTATGACCAAAATACTGAAATTTCACTGTGTTGAAAGTCCAAACTGCAAAAACttgcaaaaaataaacattaaactcACTTTTCTCTAATTATccctaaattaataataaataaaatgtaagtataaataatacaattaaaaacataaatagcataattcaaattgaaaaatattacaaataattaagaaattatgcACTATCATAACTTAACCATTtgattaatcaattttcatcCTCCATaccaagaaataaaattatttacaaaaatggtATCCTATCAccattatttacaaaaatggtATGGTGAGGGCGGTGAAGGGTGGTGGATAGGCGACACCACCATTGTCTCTGTTGCCAATCATTTGACaattattaactttaaaatatatatattagggcAGGCAACACCCCTGGTGGAACTAACCGGACGGTCACGGGAAAAAAATTTCCTGATCGATGGTCAGGTAGTCAACCTAATTTTCAGGCCTTTTGAGGCTTGCAAATTGCCCCATATAAGGGCATGactattgaaagaaaaaaaagaaagaaaggagaagagaagatTTGGGGTGTTTGAACGAGGAGACAACAACAGCAAAAgggttagaaaattatttttttttatcatttatttgcttgtgtttaagtttattttgtgttaaaactaacataaatgtttatattttgtgtttttttatcaaataattttattccactgttcaatttttttgtaaaattatttttcaaaaattattccaacaggaaaaaataatttgaacaaaaaaattatttgaacaaaaatttatttttgaaaaataaatcaaatttatttcagttagaatcaaaatttttacaaaatacttTTGGTAGAAAAACTTTTTAACTGATTGGTAATAagcctctctattttttatattgaaaaagaataaaagaaaatagtaaataagaATAGCTTACGAAGCAATTTAACCTTTTTGAAGTTTGGTGCTACCACCCTATCAAGTGGCACCCTAAAAGCTTTTATTAGCAATCAATTAAAAtgacatatttacatattaggCTTTTGAATATTTTAGGTCATCACATTTCAGTCTGGTGTCGCTTCTCTCTCATCCTCCACCATTCAACCGCATTTTTGCACCAAAAAATAATGGTGCTGTCCATCTCTCCCCCTCCacccttaaaaaatatattttttaaacacaCATCATTTTGTAATGATGATTCAATGAGTGTGTCAGAAAAATCATGGGTGTCGCCTAGCTCTCTCCCTCCACCCTTATTACTGtttcaaacataccatttggGTAAAtacagtatttaatttttttatttgtattatacAGATAAAAAAGGCCAATATTTTAGTAGCctatattgtaaaattttatagtatataaattttttattcttttaattttaggtaATTTTAATGATCacaatcaatatttttaaattaagcggaattgattttttagtaggataaatttttataaattcgTTTGAGGAGAagaatttgaaaacaaaaattcttttGTGATGacataaacttttttattataaattttatatataattttttaaacatcaaattttgtaatattttaaaaattgcttTGGAAAAAGAGTGTTATTATAAGAGTATTTTTGCGTTTTTACTTTATTAGTAAATTCACCTCTGAACTGTATTTCAATTCTTAAAttcttcttaaaatttttcttatggAAGTATCCTAATTTACTCCTTCAAGCGATGTCAACCAATCAAAACATGACATATAGCATGTTTTTTATTAGATGtcatattttttttggtaaaacaggacaaaattaataatttagggACTGATGTATGGTTTAGGTCCaaattactaattttatttttgtgtgtaatttaaatatttataattaggGTGAGCTTTCGATcgaatcaagaaaaaaattttgagttaatcgagttgacgagtcttattttatcattctaactcgatttgaaattatttttgagtGAAATCAAATTCGAGTCGAATTGAGTCAAGTGAAATtggtttagttaaattaaaatttcaaacatatcaaattaaagtcttgttacaatataacacataaatttgaaatcatacgtatttgaaaatattttgaaacaaaataaaaagaaaaaataatttaatatgataagCTTAAATAGCTAATTAACTTATTCAAGTCCCAAAATTAtcgttttagaaaatttttaaaatttaaaatttatttcctcTCCCCGACAATCTGGAACCTTGAATGCTTggattttatatgaattatattatttattcagtgataagatttaaaatttatgaaccTCATCCTACACAAAAATTGATCAATTCTTTTGCCTCTATTATGTAGGAAGTATAAAAGAAGGCTGAAGTGCAGTAGGTAAAAAAATCAACGGCTGTAGTGTGTGGATGGAGGAGTTATTCATGAAGGTCACCCACCTAATCTAATTCCCACGCTTTAACGGTACCGGCACAATTATGTCTaaagttgtttttttattcttttttcagCTGCAGAGAGTGCAGACAACAGATATTTATTGAACAGCAGAAAAAGGACACCTAATTTGTTTTTGCATGGAAATTGGAAAAACCAGTGAAGAGACCATCAATGTAGATGAGATTATATGGTCCcagttttttttaagaatttaatttactataatttattcatttttaatcttAATCTTAAACTTGTGTATTTTAAGTCATAAGattaattttttccttaattttttcctaattataaaaaaatagcaaGGTGTATGTGTTATACCTAAACTTGATCATGAGTCGAATCGatttaatgtcaaaatttaggCCAAACCtgaaaaataaacctaaaattttgcccaagcttAGCCCAAATAAAAAATGCTAAATCCGAGCCTAATCCGATCTgtccatattaaaattttttatattattttttatttaaaaataaattttaaaaatataatacatcaaatacactaaaattattaaaataaatgtttcccaacatattgaaaatacattaaaaaaactttttactTGAATAACACTAATGTagttgcaacttaacaagcaaatacctctaaaatagtaacaaaattaataataaaacgagagttatataatatatacaaacaataacaataaaatagtagcaatataattgCAAATTGGCGGCAAAACAACAAAATGACAGTAAAACAACAgcagaaaaaaaattaggtagATTCAAAATCGGGCTGAGACAAAAAATCTTATTCGAGGCCTAGCTCGTTTAGAAAACAAGtcttgttattgttattattttttgtttaagcCCAGTTTTTgaacctatatttttatctaaatcctCTTATTTTTTGAGCAAACCTTCGCACCTGAGCGAGTGGCCTGACCCATAATCAAATCTAATTATAACCATATGGTTTACAAAATAAGGTATGTCAAGTTGTATATTCGACAAAATTCACAAAGAAAAAGTCCTAGGACTAAAAATATCGAGAAGTAAGGAAGTAGAAATGATGGAATtatagtagagggactaaatacACCAAAAATGCATAGTGCAAGGATCTTTCATACAGTTTTAcccaataattaataatgaaaatgctttATCACTCCTCCATAATACTCATAACAACCGTACCCTGCATGCAGGTTCAGGAATGTTCCAAAATTGTCATTATGCTGTCTAATGGTACACCCCAAGTACACACACTCCGTTATTGTGGTCTCCTCACTCCATTATTTTGTACATATATAGCCctcaatatcaatatcaaaaGCAGCTTGAGATACTTCAAATCAAGGAACAAGAGACACAGAGccgaaagtaaaaaaaaaaaagaaaaaaggtatgGCAATGGCTGGTGAGAAGAAGAACAAGAACACTAGTACATTAAGGGGCTGCATCAAGAAGAGCAAAGGGCCATGGGTTGTTCACAGAACCACCAAAGAGGGTGGCAGAGTCACCAGGTATCGGTTCCCCACCGAGGACGAGCGCCTGAAGAACAAGCAAAGGGAGCGCAAGCGTCGAGCCGTAGCTCACAAAATATTTGCAGGGCTGAAGGAGCATGGTAACTACAACCTTCCAAAGCGTGCTGATAGCAATGATCTGTTGAAAGCTGTTTGTGAAGAGGCTGGTTGGCATGTGGAGGCCGATGGAACCATTTACAGAAAGGTCAGCtaataaatgtgaaatgttgttttgttttactttttttcttttttgtgcttacaacattttataatttgttgcAGAAATCAAGGGCA
The sequence above is a segment of the Gossypium raimondii isolate GPD5lz chromosome 4, ASM2569854v1, whole genome shotgun sequence genome. Coding sequences within it:
- the LOC105779070 gene encoding beta-amylase 8, which encodes MAGEKKNKNTSTLRGCIKKSKGPWVVHRTTKEGGRVTRYRFPTEDERLKNKQRERKRRAVAHKIFAGLKEHGNYNLPKRADSNDLLKAVCEEAGWHVEADGTIYRKKSRATMAVSMVHSSCQFVEDIGQSRDEDYCICNDDGNVAAPTLLSLGLGRSHECHDINLMLSLSISSSFT